From Prinia subflava isolate CZ2003 ecotype Zambia chromosome 20, Cam_Psub_1.2, whole genome shotgun sequence, the proteins below share one genomic window:
- the LOC134560630 gene encoding zona pellucida sperm-binding protein 3-like — MGFGSCFGFALLCWVLASAASSDPWGFPPRDSGLWRLRGDSSRGRVPAVSQPWARVDLSQLRALSPRPAVAVRCQEGQLAVTVRRDLFGTGRPVRAAELSLGTASCPPLSPNPAQAFVTFVAALHECGSTLQVTPDSLIYRTTLFYKPARSGNPLIVRATPAEVPIECHYPRRSNVSSGAVHPTWAPFRSTLAAEERLRFSLRLMDDEWSRERLSKGVQLGDSLRLQADVTSEGHVPLRLFVDQCVATATPDRSSSPRYAFIDLGGCLVDSRAEDTGSAFVSPRPRPESLRFLVDAFKFAGDAGNLLYISCHLRVSPAAEAPNPWNKACSFSKASGLWAPLEGTAAICSCCDTGSCPSAGGDSREFRAPAARMGRRVRRDGPGHRGEPSGPTEADVSVGPLLILEPAQGLMSPSGSPGSAGSTPQGAAGGIPVVIQGLLLAAATLLSLTALGMLLGMCWKRLCPLGMSQ, encoded by the exons ATGGGGTTTGGGAGCTGCTTTGggtttgctctgctctgctgggtgttgGCTTCGGCCGCATCCTCCGATCCCTGGGGTTTTCCCCCGAGGGATTCCGGGCTGTGGCGGCTGCGGGGTGACTCCTCCCGGGGCCGTGTCCCCGCCGTGTCGCAGCCCTGGGCGCGGGTGGATCTGTCGCAGCTGCGGGCGCTGTCCCCGCGCCCCGCGGTGGCCGTGCGGTGCCAGGAGGGGCAGCTGGCGGTCACCGTGCGCAGGGACCTCTTCGGCACCGGGCGCCCGGTGCGGGCAGCGGAGCTGAGCCTGGGCACGGCCTCCTGCCCGCCGCTGTCCCCAAACCCCGCCCAGGCCTTTGTCACCTTCGTGGCCGCGCTGCACGAGTGTGGCAGCACCCTGCAG GTGACCCCGGACTCCCTGATCTACAGAACCACCCTGTTCTACAAACCCGCCCGTTCTGGCAACCCCCTTATCGTGAGGGCCACCCCTGCCGAGGTCCCCATTGAGTGTCACTACCCCAG GAGGAGCAACGTGAGCAGCGGTGCCGTGCACCCCACGTGGGCCCCGTTCCGCTCCACGCTGGCGGCAGAGGAGCGGCTCCGGTTCTCCCTGCGCCTCATGGACG ACgagtggagcagggagaggctctCCAAGGGCGTCCAGCTTGGGGACAGCCTCCGCCTGCAGGCCGATGTCACCTCGGAGGGCCACGTGCCCCTGCGGCTCTTCGTGGACCAGTGCGTGGCCACCGCCACCCCGGACAGGAGCTCGTCCCCCCGCTACGCCTTCATCGACCTGGGCGG GTGCCTGGtggacagcagggcagaggacACCGGCTCAGCCTTCGTgtccccgcggccccgcccggaGTCGCTGCGGTTCCTGGTGGACGCCTTCAAATTCGCCGGAGACGCCGGGAATCTG ctctACATCAGCTGCCACCTGCGGGTGTCCCCGGCGGCGGAAGCCCCGAATCCCTGGAATAAAGCGTGTTCCTTCAGCAAAGCCAGCGGGCT GTGGGCACCTTTGGAGGGCACTGCGGccatctgcagctgctgtgacaccGGCAGCTGTCCCTCTGCTGGAGGAGATTCCCGGGAATTCCGCGCTCCGGCCGCACGGATGGGCAGGCGTGTGAGGAGGGACGGCCCCGGCCACAGAG GTGAGCCCTCAGGGCCAACTGAGGCCGATGTCTCTGTGGGACCCCTGCTAATCCTGGAGCCTGCTCAGGGATTAATGAGCCCCTCTGGAAGTCCAGGATCAGCTGGGAGCACCCCCCAAG gtgctgctggtggaaTTCCTGTGGTGATCCAGGggctcctgctggcagcagccactctGCTGAGCCTGACTGCCCTGGGCATGCTCCTGGGAATGTGCTGGAAAAGGCTCTGTCCTCTGGGAATGTCCCAGTGA